A genomic window from Antedon mediterranea chromosome 4, ecAntMedi1.1, whole genome shotgun sequence includes:
- the LOC140046757 gene encoding aqualysin-1-like isoform X1 — protein sequence MRFLVLLASFVVCVTSMPSMAPFYRVSEPISDSYIIVLHDNEDKMQVSSEIKLLAQNSRLDLVIDRMYNLVLNGFAVTMPKAAVDIVRRHASVKYIEQDSMVYALEETWGLDRIDQYDLPLDGQFNPEGDGAGAHVYVIDTGIRWTHEEFEGRAEFAYDATNNDRGTGTDCNGHGTHCAGTIAGKKYGVAKKANVYGVRVLGCLGSGSNSGVIDGMDWVAQNAKKPAVASMSLGGGATSTTDNAVIRLTENGITVVVAAGNSNDDACLSSPARAPPAITVGASNINDMRASFSNYGGCVDIFAPGRDITSSWNEDDASYITISGTSMACPHVAGVAALHVGRDESLTPADVTSLIVNEASRGRITDVVGSPNLLLYTKYVIRK from the exons ATGAGGTTTCTCGTCTTACTTGCAAGTTTTGTGGTTTGTGTCACATCTATGCCGTCGATGGCGCCCTTCTATAGAGTTTCTGAACCAATTTCCGACAGCTACATTATTGTTTTGCAT GACAATGAAGATAAAATGCAGGTATCATCTGAAATCAAGCTTCTTGCTCAAAACTCACGTTTGGATCTTGTCATTGATCGTATGTATAACCTCGTTCTCAATGGCTTTGCCGTGACTATGCCCAAGGCTGCCGTGGATATT GTGAGACGACACGCTTCCGTCAAATATATCGAGCAAGATAGTATGGTGTATGCATTGGAGGAAACCTGGGGTCTTGATAGAATTGACCAATATGATCTGCCACTTGATGGACAATTTAACCCAGAAG GTGATGGAGCTGGTGCCCATGTATATGTTATTGACACCGGAATACGATGGACTCACGAGGAGTTCGAAGGACGAGCTGAATTTGCTTATGATGCAACGAATAATGACAGA GGAACAGGGACGGATTGTAACGGTCATGGGACACATTGTGCTGGCACGATTGCTGGCAAGAAATATGGGGTTGCTAAAAAAGCAAACGTGTATGGCGTCAGAGTTCTTGGTTGCCTTGGATCTGGTAGCAATTCTGGTGTAATCGACG GCATGGACTGGGTAGCACAGAACGCTAAGAAACCAGCCGTTGCTTCCATGTCACTTGGTGGCGGAGCAACGAGTACAACGGATAATGCCGTAATTCGTTTGACGGAAAATGGTATAACTGTGGTTGTTGCCGCTGGAAATTCAAATGACGATGCTTGTTTAAGTTCTCCTGCAAGAGCTCCTCCT GCGATCACAGTAGGAGCATCAAACATTAATGATATGCGTGCCTCCTTCTCAAATTATGGTGGATGTGTTGATATATTTGCACCGGGTAGAGACATAACCAGTTCCTGGAATGAAGACGATGCCAGCTATATAACAATCAGCGGAACTTCGATGGCTTGTCCCCATGTTGCcg GTGTTGCTGCGCTCCACGTTGGTAGAGATGAAAGTTTAACGCCTGCAGACGTGACATCTCTAATAGTGAACGAAGCATCACGTGGTCGAATTACGGACGTTGTAGGATCACCAAATCTCCTTCTTTATACCAAGTATGTTATCAGAAAATAA
- the LOC140046757 gene encoding aqualysin-1-like isoform X2, producing the protein MRFLVLLASFVVCVTSMPSMAPFYRVSEPISDSYIIVLHDNEDKMQVSSEIKLLAQNSRLDLVIDRMYNLVLNGFAVTMPKAAVDIVRRHASVKYIEQDSMVYALEETWGLDRIDQYDLPLDGQFNPEGDGAGAHVYVIDTGIRWTHEEFEGRAEFAYDATNNDRGTGTDCNGHGTHCAGTIAGKKYGVAKKANVYGVRVLGCLGSGSNSGVIDGMDWVAQNAKKPAVASMSLGGGATSTTDNAVIRLTENGITVVVAAGNSNDDACLSSPARAPPAITVGASNINDMRASFSNYGGCVDIFAPGRDITSSWNEDDASYITISGTSMACPHVAGVAALHVGRDESLTPADVTSLIVNEASRGRITDVVGSPNLLLYTKKK; encoded by the exons ATGAGGTTTCTCGTCTTACTTGCAAGTTTTGTGGTTTGTGTCACATCTATGCCGTCGATGGCGCCCTTCTATAGAGTTTCTGAACCAATTTCCGACAGCTACATTATTGTTTTGCAT GACAATGAAGATAAAATGCAGGTATCATCTGAAATCAAGCTTCTTGCTCAAAACTCACGTTTGGATCTTGTCATTGATCGTATGTATAACCTCGTTCTCAATGGCTTTGCCGTGACTATGCCCAAGGCTGCCGTGGATATT GTGAGACGACACGCTTCCGTCAAATATATCGAGCAAGATAGTATGGTGTATGCATTGGAGGAAACCTGGGGTCTTGATAGAATTGACCAATATGATCTGCCACTTGATGGACAATTTAACCCAGAAG GTGATGGAGCTGGTGCCCATGTATATGTTATTGACACCGGAATACGATGGACTCACGAGGAGTTCGAAGGACGAGCTGAATTTGCTTATGATGCAACGAATAATGACAGA GGAACAGGGACGGATTGTAACGGTCATGGGACACATTGTGCTGGCACGATTGCTGGCAAGAAATATGGGGTTGCTAAAAAAGCAAACGTGTATGGCGTCAGAGTTCTTGGTTGCCTTGGATCTGGTAGCAATTCTGGTGTAATCGACG GCATGGACTGGGTAGCACAGAACGCTAAGAAACCAGCCGTTGCTTCCATGTCACTTGGTGGCGGAGCAACGAGTACAACGGATAATGCCGTAATTCGTTTGACGGAAAATGGTATAACTGTGGTTGTTGCCGCTGGAAATTCAAATGACGATGCTTGTTTAAGTTCTCCTGCAAGAGCTCCTCCT GCGATCACAGTAGGAGCATCAAACATTAATGATATGCGTGCCTCCTTCTCAAATTATGGTGGATGTGTTGATATATTTGCACCGGGTAGAGACATAACCAGTTCCTGGAATGAAGACGATGCCAGCTATATAACAATCAGCGGAACTTCGATGGCTTGTCCCCATGTTGCcg GTGTTGCTGCGCTCCACGTTGGTAGAGATGAAAGTTTAACGCCTGCAGACGTGACATCTCTAATAGTGAACGAAGCATCACGTGGTCGAATTACGGACGTTGTAGGATCACCAAATCTCCTTCTTTATACCAA aaagaAATAG
- the LOC140046756 gene encoding extracellular calcium-sensing receptor-like gives MNRFLCVYILLGEVFLLVTCEDRPNCTHEPNAFCPVLEGDIYIGGLVNIHRVTVVTDNSLTEGPIKEKCLDPYDHGMFTSLSILYAIDEINAGTFLDLKNISIGYMLSDGCRSRSVALRGASDISTGACGINETPIAIVADTFSGSIGPVANYFQLTNTPVIAVWATSVEFTDTNLYPTFFRTVPNDNHQADALIDIVESFNWTWVGALATDENYGRLGIAHFREEAEKRGICIAYEMYLPTVIDTKSVTEAVDLLMNNPNVKVIITFINSGYEVVKIFKECDRRNVSKKIWVGTDVWIISRIFADNTYYNVIDAAFGTSVEEVRNEDFWNYFLSHTPNNTNINFWFNEFWEKTFDCSLYSENNTVMNQECWSHSLEEKADEFRTYIDFTTYNAVYAIGYAIYDIIECRPPNGLLKDGLCPDVSQLEQWQLMQYLRNVNFTHHIKDRQFMFDDNYEVLARYTVYDWKRTPENTVKIEIIGEYDKSAQDGNYLRMNNSAILWDGGTSKKVPTSVCSLPCKPGTRKLHDTKQPICCFDCVPCSTNTISTNEDQSECDKCAEGYYSNDENTECLLKEMDVLDWSDPGAIGFLVWSGVGCILTFITIAIFYVKRESEIVKSSSRDLSMILHVGIVFGFLSPILFIMSPTDTLCQLRISISSVLDCLLLSVFLIKIYMVIKIFNRGKKGKTMTNLKIRLKRYRLLIVSMITGFQILIVVLAFFASPVKVVKDVTSSTKTTIVQCDTTLITFMWNDLFNLILIVVCFVFAFRARKMPHNYHEARFISVVMTFWIIIFLVSITTHLFTVGKLQPIIAIMFILILYTLILMMMFLPKCYLLIVAQSRQNSEPSPPKTVAVKGGHRNFATSSETLSRESGVQDCNSSHNDFNTHL, from the exons ATGAATCGTTTTCTTTGCGTGTATATTCTACTTGGAGAAGTATTCCTATTAGTGACATGCGAAGATAGGCCTAATTGTACTCATGAGCCAAATGCTTTCTGTCCAGTATTAGAAGGTGATATCTACATTGGAGGTCTTGTTAACATCCATCGTGTCACCGTGGTGACGGACAACAGTTTGACGGAAGGACCAATCAAAGAGAAATGTTTAGACCCTTACGATCACGGAATGTTTACTTCTTTATCTATTTTGTACGctattgatgaaataaatgctGGCACATTTTTGGATTTGAAAAATATATCAATTGGTTACATGTTGTCTGATGGTTGTCGGTCACGGAGTGTTGCCCTCCGTGGAGCATCCGATATCTCAACAGGTGCATGTGGCATTAACGAAACTCCTATCGCTATTGTGGCAGATACCTTCTCTGGATCTATAGGCCCAGTAGCTAATTATTTCCAACTTACGAATACACCAGTAATAGCTGTCTGGGCTACCAGTGTTGAATTTACTGATACAAACCTTTACCCAACATTTTTTCGAACTGTACCGAATGATAATCACCAAGCTGATGCTTTGATAGACATTGTCGAAAGCTTTAATTGGACTTGGGTAGGAGCATTAGCAACGGACGAAAACTATGGACGATTGGGCATTGCACATTTCAGAGAGGAGGCTGAGAAAAGGGGGATATGCATTGCTTATGAAATGTATCTTCCGACAGTTATAGATACTAAAAGCGTCACAGAGGCTGTTGATCTATTGATGAACAATCCAAATGTAAAAGTTATCATTACATTCATCAACAGTGGATACGAAGTCGTCAAGATTTTCAAAGAATGCGACAGACGCAACGTCAGTA AGAAGATTTGGGTAGGTACAGATGTGTGGATAATATCCAGGATATTTGCTGATAACACATATTACAACGTTATCGATGCAGCGTTTGGTACTTCTGTTGAGGAGGTCAGGAATGAAGATTTTTGGAACTACTTTCTTTCCCATACACCGAATAATACAAATATCAACTTTTGGTTCAATGAATTCTGGGAAAAAACGTTCGATTGTAGTTTGTATTCAGAAAACAATACCGTAATGAATCAAGAATGTTGGTCGCATTCACTAGAAGAAAAAGCTGATGAATTCAGAACTTATATTGATTTTACAACGTATAATGCCGTGTATGCTATTGGTTATGCCATTTATGATATCATTGAATGCAGACCTCCAAATGGTTTGCTGAAAGATGGACTTTGTCCAGATGTTTCTCAACTTGAGCAATGGCAACTCATGCAGTATCTTAGAAACGTTAACTTTACTCATCATATCAAAGATCGTCAATTCATGTTTGATGACAATTATGAAGTGTTGGCTCGCTACACGGTTTATGACTGGAAGCGTACTCCAGAAAATACagttaaaattgaaattatcGGAGAATATGATAAATCTGCTCAGGATGGTAACTACTTACGAATGAACAACTCAGCCATATTATGGGATGGCGGTACATCTAAGAAG GTTCCAACCTCCGTCTGTAGCCTACCATGCAAGCCTGGAACCAGGAAGCTTCATGACACAAAACAGCCAATATGCTGCTTCGACTGCGTTCCTTGTTCCACAAATACAATATCAACTAATGAAG ATCAATCCGAATGTGACAAATGTGCGGAAGGATATTATTCAAATGATGAAAACACTGAATGTCTGTTGAAGGAAATGGATGTTTTAGACTGGAGCGATCCTGGTGCCATTGGTTTCCTCGTCTGGTCTGGTGTTGGCTGTATTCTTACATTCATCACTATTGCTATATTTTACGTGAAACGAGAATCGGAAATTGTGAAATCGTCATCACGAGATCTGAGTATGATTCTACACGTTGGAATCGTTTTCGGTTTTCTTTCtccaattttgtttattatgtcGCCAACGGATACCCTATGTCAGCTACGTATTTCTATTTCCAGTGTTCTTGACTGTCTTTTATTGTCCGTGTTTCTAATAAAGATTTATATGgtcataaaaatatttaatcgCGGGAAGAAAGGCAAAACTATGACAAACTTGAAAATTAGACTGAAAAGGTATCGTCTGCTTATAGTTTCTATGATCACCGGCTTTCAGATTTTGATAGTTGTTCTGGCCTTTTTTGCATCACCTGTAAAAGTGGTGAAAGATGTTACGTCATCAACGAAGACAACAATAGTCCAGTGTGACACAACCCTAATAACATTTATGTGGAATGACTTGTTCAACTTAATTCTGATTGTAGTCTGTTTCGTGTTCGCATTTCGCGCGCGTAAAATGCCGCATAATTACCACGAAGCACGCTTTATATCCGTCGTCATGACGTTTTGGATAATAATCTTTTTGGTATCCATCACCACTCACTTGTTTACTGTTGGGAAATTGCAACCTATAATTGCTATAATGTTCATACTCATTTTATACACTCTTATTTTAATGATGATGTTCTTACCAAAATGTTATCTGTTAATCGTAGCTCAAAGTAGGCAAAATAGCGAACCCTCTCCACCAAAAACGGTAGCGGTAAAAGGCGGCCATCGCAACTTTGCTACATCAAGTGAAACACTCTCTCGTGAATCTGGAGTTCAGGATTGTAATTCATCGCATAACGATTTTAATACACATCTATAA
- the LOC140046596 gene encoding uncharacterized protein produces MVNIQWSEAATVALISIWGDAKIQNGLDGTRRNGLIYADIKKRLTEIGFTFDLTQITNKCKNLKRQYLEAKDEQGRSGNGPTEWPYFDEMNAIFGDRPATKPAFVAGSSLPLTTSRPSSATPTRPTSSHTTSSSISIRRPTDVNAATSSRSANLILDHGFHEGGKPTCLDDSGLGDLVDGDVAAQSTAQPNNKKRKVESTRTSGKKAKKDLVSELSDVLLRSNREFQAQILEQQNRAMESRREYEREREERAERRMMEMQEMAAEKQLKMIEALGKMMKPTVPQQPYPQQPYPQQPYPQQPYPQQPYPQQPSTNPQTYAQPHFYSGLLGQSERPHEQTEQKDLHQPW; encoded by the exons ATGGTTAATATTCAATGGAGTGAAGCGGCTACAGTGGCCCTTATTAGTATTTGGGGAGACGCTAAAATTCAAAATGGGTTAGACGGGACCAGACGAAATGGGCTAATTTATGCCGACATCAAGAAAAGACTCACAGAAATTGGTTTCACGTTTGATCTGACGCAGATTACAAATAAGTGTAAGAATTTGAAGCGCCAATATTTAGAAGCAAAAGACGAGCAAGGTAGATCTGGAAATGGACCTACAGAGTGGCCTTATTTCGATGAAATGAATGCCATTTTCGGAGACCGTCCAGCAACAAAACCAGCCTTTGTTGCTGGCTCTTCACTGCCTTTAACAACCAGTCGACCATCGTCAGCTACCCCCACAAGGCCTACTTCGAGTcatactactagtagtagtattagtattaggAGGCCTACGGACGTCAATGCCGCTACTAGCTCGAGGAGTGCAAACCTTATTTTGG acCATGGATTCCATGAAGGAGGTAAACCTACATGTTTGGATGATAGTGGACTTGGGGATTTAGTCGACGGCGATGTTGCTGCACAATCAACAG CTCAAccaaacaacaaaaaacgaaAAGTTGAAAGCACAAGAACATCAG GAAAGAAGGCCAAAAAAGACTTAGTGTCCGAACTCTCAGATGTGCTGTTGAGATCTAACCGAGAGTTCCAGGCGCAAATTTTGGAGCAACAAAATAGAGCGATGGAAAGCAGGAGGGAGTACGAAAGGGAAAGAGAAGAAAGGGCAGAAAGAAGGATGATGGAAATGCAGGAGATGGCAGCTGAAAAGCAACTGAAAATGATAGAAGCGCTGGGGAAGATGATGAAACCAACTGTGCCACAACAACCATATCCACAACAACCATATCCACAACAACCATATCCACAACAACCATATCCACAACAACCATATCCACAACAACCAAGCACCAACCCCCAAACATATGCTCAGCCACATTTTTACTCTGGGCTATTGGGACAATCCGAACGACCACATGAACAAACCGAACAAAAAGACCTCCACCAACCATGGTAA